The Puntigrus tetrazona isolate hp1 chromosome 19, ASM1883169v1, whole genome shotgun sequence genome has a segment encoding these proteins:
- the ptdss1b gene encoding phosphatidylserine synthase 1: protein MRPTMAPSQGSRMLSKDDANYKLHFRMINEQQVEDITIDFFYKPHTITLLTSTVVSIMYFAFTRDDGDSDNNLRVGLLLVGSFFLVISVLAFPNGPFTRPHPAIWRMVFGLSVLYFLFLVFLIFLNWNQVKTLLYWLDPNLRYATREADVMEYAVNCHVITWERILSHFDIFAFGHFWGWAMKALLIRSYGLCWSISITWELTELFFMHLLPNFAECWWDQVILDILLCNGGGIWLGMTVCRFLEMRTYHWASIKDIHTTTGKLKRAALQFTPASWTYVRWFDPKSSFQRVAGIYLFMIVWQLTELNTFFLKHIFVFQASHPLSWCRILFIGIITAPTVRQYYAYLTDTQCKRVGTQCWVFGAIAFLEALACIKFGQDLFSKTQVLYVVLWLLCLAFITFLCLYGMVWYEQNYGKRLKYIADCDDSIITDIPETAKAERNSSSNSTSSRRRKGGSGKNKTINGTSGKK, encoded by the exons ATGAGACCAACCATGGCGCCCAGTCAGGGATCCAGGATGCTCAGTAAAGATGATGCGAATTATAAACTTCACTTTCGGATGATAAACGAGCAACAAGTGGAGGATATCACCATCGATTTCTTCTACAAACCGCACACCATTACTTTACTGACGTCCACTGTCGTCAGTATAATGTACTTTGCGTTTACGAG GGATGATGGTGATTCTGATAATAACCTTCGTGTGGGTCTGCTGCTGGTtggctctttctttcttgtcaTCAGCGTTCTTGCATTCCCCAACG gTCCTTTCACAAGACCGCATCCTGCTATATGGCGCATGGTTTTTG GTCTCAGTGTTCtttacttcctgttcctggtGTTCCTCATCTTCCTCAACTGGAATCAGGTGAAGACGCTGTTGTATTGGCTCGACCCCAATCTGCGTTATGCTACACGAGAAGCGGATGTCATG GAGTATGCAGTAAACTGTCACGTGATCACATGGGAACGCATCCTGAGTCACTTTGACATTTTTGcctttggtcatttttgggGCTGGGCAATGAAAGCTCTACTCATCCGAAGCTACGGCCTCTGCTGGTCTATTAGCATCACATGGGAGCTCACAGag TTGTTCTTCATGCACCTCCTGCCAAACTTTGCAGAGTGCTGGTGGGACCAAGTCATTCTTGACATCCTGTTGTGCAACGGAGGGGGCATTTGGCTTGGCATGACCGTGTGTCGCTTTTTAGAGATGCGTACCTATCACTGGGCCAGTATCAA ggatATCCACACAACCACAGGCAAGCTGAAACGGGCTGCTTTGCAGTTCACTCCGGCCAGCTGGACGTATGTGCGCTGGTTTGACCCCAAATCCTCTTTTCAGAGGGTGGCTGGAATCTACCTCTTCATGATAGTATGGCAG CTCACAGAATTGAACACGTTTTTCCTGAAGCATATCTTCGTATTCCAGGCCTCTCATCCTCTCAGCTGGTGCCGGATCCTCTTCATTGGGATCATCACTGCCCCCACAGTGCG GCAATACTACGCATATCTAACAGACACCCAGTGCAAAAGAGTTGGAACACAGTGTTGGGTGTTTGG ggCCATTGCTTTCCTGGAGGCCCTGGCTTGTATCAAATTCGGACAAGACTTGTtctctaaaacacaggttctCTATGTTGTCCTTTGGCTTTTATGTTTG GCTTTCATTACTTTTCTCTGTCTATATGGTATGGTTTGGTACGAGCAGAATTATGGAAAGAGGCTTAAG TACATTGCGGATTGTGACGACAGCATCATTACTGACATTCCTGAAACCGCCAAAG cAGAGAGAAACTCCAGCAGTAATTCCACTTCATCACGGAGAAGAAAAGGAGGatctggaaaaaacaaaacaatcaatgGAACAAGCGGCAAGAAGTGA
- the stmnd1 gene encoding stathmin domain-containing protein 1 yields the protein MGCGSSKITVVEPVKPGLLNGNETEFVVQGGSRGDSAVSKMTTDSGVSLDAADPTALPGSVPRMLPPLQAQSPGLAQQSEERPESSEILEQLLVQGIIPAQPRQGGSGEAYNIMMDDAEKPKRRPPARLESLKIRKEQEVTRKEDIEMKMRQVEERRKEKEEDLKRRMRIKSARPRVAAPVTADGELDPLEALRSEQLPVPTKTKQLRSTEPVNGESEDQRLNDSPELENDSTFQQTEDTDEGF from the exons ATGGGATGCGGGAGCTCCAAAATCACGGTGGTCGAACCCGTAAAACCGGGCCTTCTGAACGGAAACGAG ACTGAGTTTGTTGTACAGGGAGGCTCTCGCGGCGACTCTGCCGTGTCCAAAATGACCACAGACAGCGGGGTCAGTCTAGACGCAGCGGATCCAACAGCTCTACCTGGATCTGTACCTAGAATGCTGCCACCGCTGCAAG CCCAGAGCCCCGGACTGGCCCAGCAAAGTGAAGAGAGGCCCGAGTCCAGTGAGATCCTGGAGCAGCTGCTTGTTCAGGGAATCATTCCAGCTCAGCCAAGACAGGGAGGAAGTGGGGAAGCCTACAACATCATG ATGGATGATGCTGAGAAGCCAAAGAGACGCCCTCCCGCTCGGCTAGAGTCACTGAAAATTCGCAAAGAACAAGAAGTCACAAGAAAGGAAGACATTGAGATGAAGATGAGACAGGTGGAGGAGAGGAGAAAG GAGAAGGAGGAAGACCTGAAACGCAGGATGAGGATTAAATCAGCACGGCCGCGTGTGGCTGCCCCAGTGACCGCAGACGGGGAACTCGACCCTTTGGAAGCGCTCCGTTCCGAACAGCTTCCTGTCCCGACCAAAACCAAACAGCTACGATCAACGGAGCCAGTCAATGGAGAGTCTGAGGACCAAAGACTTAATGATTCCCCAGAACTGGAAAATGACTCCACCTTCCAACAGACAGAAGACACGGATGAGGGATTTTAG